A DNA window from Vigna angularis cultivar LongXiaoDou No.4 chromosome 1, ASM1680809v1, whole genome shotgun sequence contains the following coding sequences:
- the LOC108325248 gene encoding uncharacterized protein LOC108325248 yields MDKRPEHGANASPNGIGSRFSNLNKSFKYSIRSLLTSCSKEEFYKAFSSFSNTEREFLHRLFLQVITSLHENIEEGFETICIQTQAGATLDAVEEIVEEQDLDVLFSDRSNITDVSENLSMAKKKELQHLMHMVQMGEEHNQVLRNRLQILREDNKVLSGASQAVEKFKNMNLNYGANTGDGTDDV; encoded by the exons ATGGATAAAAGACCTGAACATGGTGCCAATGCCTCGCCTAATGGAATAGGATCCAGGTTCTCCAATTTGAACAAGTCTTTCAAATATTCTATCAGATCTTTGCTCACTTCATGCTCAAAGGAG GAATTTTATAAAGCATTTTCAAGTTTCTCTAACACTGAAAGGGAATTTCTCCATCGCCTATTTCTTCAG GTCATTACTTCATTGCATGAAAACATAGAG gAAGGGTTTGAGACAATCTGTATTCAAACACAG GCAGGAGCCACTCTTGATGCTGTGGAGGAAATTGTGGAAGAACAAGATCTGGATGTCCTGTTTTCAGATAG GAGTAATATAACGGATGTTTCTGAGAATCTGTCTATGgcaaagaagaaagaacttCAACACTTAATGCATATGGTTCAAATG GGAGAGGAACATAATCAAGTATTGCGCAACCGACTGCAAATCCTTAGGGAAGACAACAAAGTATTATCTGGCGCTTCCCAAGCTGTTGAGAAG TTCAAGAACATGAACTTAAATTATGGAGCCAACACCGGTGATGGGACCGATGATGTATAA
- the LOC108328561 gene encoding uncharacterized protein LOC108328561: MLPCFQTLVFPLFLLPSHHRFLTDDVLRRLNSLKSFLYRRDLPFGSLFVRLIRPHETRSTVLLLAHSFVESLLIPVAYVNLLAFLINQYLLQLLTLLPNTATLVTFYTQTPSPSTATAAKEDGEEPLQEDVGAPLAGTVEICVNRRGTPEPNPRNECLELNTINQNRINQKLLSPTVV, translated from the coding sequence ATGCTGCCCTGCTTTCAAACTCTCGTCTTCCCATTATTCCTCCTCCCCTCCCACCACCGCTTCCTCACCGACGATGTCCTCCGCCGCCTCAACTCCCTCAAATCCTTCCTCTACCGCCGCGACCTCCCCTTTGGCTCCCTCTTTGTCCGCCTCATACGCCCCCACGAGACCCGTTCGACCGTTCTCCTCCTCGCCCACTCCTTCGTCGAGTCCTTGCTCATTCCCGTCGCTTACGTCAACCTCCTCGCTTTCCTCATCAACCAGTACCTCCTCCAACTCTTGACGCTCCTGCCCAACACCGCCACGCTCGTCACCTTCTACACTCAAACACCATCGCCATCTACTGCTACTGCTGCTAAAGAAGATGGGGAAGAACCACTACAAGAAGACGTTGGAGCGCCCTTGGCTGGAACTGTCGAGATCTGTGTCAACAGAAGAGGCACCCCGGAACCGAATCCAAGAAACGAATGCCTAGAACTCAATACAATAAACCAGAATCGAATAAATCAAAAGCTTTTGTCTCCCACTGTAGTGTAA
- the LOC128194225 gene encoding bZIP transcription factor 27-like, with translation MTVHHRQRTKQCNQDQANLKSVSSFLFSHQCSKFVTFPFQIQPHFIFHQMLSSSSINTTTTTCNRNNLNHKPLSSSLPSHFSHQTPTTNNTTNNKAMEDVWDGINLTSLSGHNTNTTPTSKGANFQDFLARPFNSFTVDTSPVTALTLSTRSEYPPPQKDLQLVHTASKTEPFAHPFSNKRATPPSRDMRDARLMKNRESAARSRARKQENIASSTTLSFRVSPKSTVSGFLLNNDLCPFCFFCVGLLV, from the coding sequence ATGACTGTTCATCACAGACAACGTACGAAACAGTGTAACCAAGATCAGGCCAACTTAAAGAgtgtttcttcatttttattttcacaccAGTGTTCCAAATTTGTCACCTTTCCCTTCCAAATCCAGCCCCACTTCATCTTCCACCAAATGCTGTCATCTTCATCAATAAACACAACCACCACCACCTGCAACAGGAACAACCTGAACCACAAACCCCTCTCTTCCTCACTACCTTCACACTTCTCACACCAAACCCCGACAACCAACAACACTACCAACAATAAAGCCATGGAAGATGTGTGGGACGGCATCAACCTCACTTCCTTAAGCGGCCACAACACCAACACTACCCCCACCTCCAAAGGTGCAAATTTTCAAGACTTTCTAGCTCGACCCTTTAACAGCTTCACCGTGGACACATCTCCGGTGACTGCTCTCACCTTGAGCACGCGCTCTGAGTACCCTCCTCCGCAAAAGGACCTGCAATTGGTGCATACTGCTTCAAAGACCGAACCTTTTGCCCACCCATTTTCGAATAAAAGAGCCACACCACCTTCAAGGGACATGCGCGACGCACGACTCATGAAGAATCGTGAATCTGCTGCTCGATCCAGAGCCAGAAAGCAGGAAAATATTGCTTCTTCTACAACTCTTAGCTTTAGAGTGTCACCAAAATCCACTGTTTCGGGTTTTTTGCTTAACAATGATCTTTGTCCGTTTTGCTTTTTCTGTGTAGGCTTACTTGTTTGA
- the LOC108322129 gene encoding la-related protein 1C: protein MATSGASPNHSPKPGVSSPWSQIVAAAAPPSSPPLPLDSAFINSAPADDVDNGGGNNVNSGKRPAWNKPSNGASSSVMGADSWPALSESARASAKSPSPSESAKGSMDAMSTPSLQGSGSVVPSPHRQDRDNVSANNTVQTHQKSFNKRGNFNPSSNGGHIPPQTFGPQGPMPPAGSHNYNSSLKEHQPRAGFVPNDHPPQRNSFRHRNGGGPHQRGDGHHHNYGGRRDHDRGNQDWSNHRNFNGRDNYMSPRFVPRFIRPPPPPNLAQLYPPPPAMRPPYGSIGYPELPPQMLYVSPPPLESMRGVPFVSPIPPNAMFFQPADNHLHTKIVNQIDYYFSNDNLVKDIYLRRNMDDQGWVPISLISNFKKVKYLTENIQTVIDAVRASSVVEIQGDKVRKRNDWRRWIMPPAQLPNSRGSQTVGQLAEQVQNITLETTINDDTGVLDVSQNRPFGELNGQYLLSTGESTGQVGIQVSDHSISARN, encoded by the exons ATGGCTACGAGCGGTGCCTCTCCCAATCATTCTCCTAAGCCTGGAGTCTCCTCGCCCTGGAGTCAGATTGTGGCTGCAGCTGCGCCTCCTTCCTCTCCGCCGCTGCCTCTCGACTCTGCCTTCATCAATTCTGCCCCGGCAGATGATGTTGATAACGGCGGTGGAAACAATGTCAATAGCGGCAAGAGGCCTGCGTGGAATAAGCCCTCCAACGGTGCTTCTTCTTCCGTCATGGGTGCGGATTCCTGGCCCGCACTGTCGGAATCCGCTCGCGCTTCGGCAAAATCGCCTTCACCTTCGGAATCTGCGAAGGGTTCCATGGATGCGATGTCTACGCCATCATTgcag GGTTCTGGAAGTGTGGTTCCTTCACCACATAGGCAAGATAGGGATAATGTAAGTGCGAACAACACTGTGCAGACTCATCAGAAGTCTTTTAATAAGCGAGGCAATTTCAACCCATCTTCTAATGGTGGTCACATTCCTCCACAAACGTTTGGGCCTCAAGGTCCCATGCCTCCTGCTGGGTCCCACAACTATAATTCTTCTCTTAAAGAGCATCAACCGAGAGCTGGATTTGTGCCTAATGATCATCCGCCACAACGGAATTCTTTTAGACACCGGAATGGTGGTGGTCCTCATCAGCGTGGGGATGGTCACCATCATAACTATGGGGGTAGACGTGATCATGATCGTGGGAATCAGGACTGGAGTAATCACCGCAATTTTAATGGTAGAGACAACTATATGTCTCCGAGATTTGTTCCTAGGTTTATTAGGCCTCCACCACCTCCTAATCTTGCTCAACTATATCCACCCCCACCTGCAATGCGACCTCCTTATGGTTCTATTGGCTATCCTG AACTACCTCCTCAGATGTTATATGTTTCACCTCCACCCCTGGAATCAATGAGAGGTGTCCCCTTTGTCTCTCCAATACCACCTAATGCAATGTTTTTTCAACCTGCCGATAATCATTTGCACACTAAGATTGTGAACCAGATTGATTACTATTTCAG CAATGATAATTTAGTTAAGGATATATACTTGAGGCGGAACATGGATGACCAAGGATGGGTTCCTATAAGTTTAATATCAAACTTCAAGAAA GTCAAGTATTTGACTGAAAATATCCAGACTGTGATAGATGCTGTTCGAGCATCATCTGTTGTTGAAATTCAG GGTGACAAAGTTAGGAAAAGAAATGATTGGAGGAGATGGATCATGCCTCCTGCTCAGCTTCCTAATTCTAGAGGTTCTCAAACCGTTGGACAACTGGCAGAACAAGTCCAAAACATCACTCTGGAAACAACTATCAATGATGATACTGGGGTATTAGATGTTTCACAGAATAGACCCTTCGGGGAATTGAATGGTCAATATCTGCTTTCCACTGGCGAGAGTACTGGACAAGTCGGCATTCAAGTTTCAGACCATTCTATTTCTGCCAGAAATTAG